A stretch of Dasypus novemcinctus isolate mDasNov1 chromosome 14, mDasNov1.1.hap2, whole genome shotgun sequence DNA encodes these proteins:
- the CHMP4C gene encoding charged multivesicular body protein 4c, which translates to MPRSVCHLLHLLVETQELRLPSLGPPENSLAHLSPQARPRGTLETPGRNFPPNFTAMSKLGKLFKRGGSSKSRAAPSPQEALARLRETEEMLGKKQEYLENRIQRELTLAKKHGTQNKRAALEALKRKKRLEKQLTQIDGTLSTIEFQREALENSYTNTEVLRNMGFAAKAMKTVHENMDLNKIDDLMQDITEQQDIAQEISEAFSQRAGFGNDFDEDELMAELEELEQEELNKKMTNIRLPNVPSSSLPAQPDRLPSMSSSAHRSRAASSRRTEDDDDIKQLTAWAT; encoded by the exons ATGCCCAGGAGTGTGTGTCACCTGCTTCATCTACTTGTTGAGACTCAGGAGCTCCGCCTTCCAAGCCTGGGGCCCCCAGAAAACTCTCTCGCTCACCTGTCCCCACAGGCGCGGCCCCGGGGAACTCTTGAGACACCCGGGCGCAACTTTCCCCCCAACTTCACAGCCATGAGCAAGTTGGGCAAGTTGTTTAAAAGGGGAGGCTCTTCTAAGAGCCGAGCTGCTCCCagcccccaggaggccctggcccgACTTCGGGAGACCGAGGAGATGCTGGGCAAGAAACAAGAGTACCTGGAAAATCGAATCCAGAGAGAACTCACCCTGGCCAAGAAGCACGGCACGCAAAATAAACGAG CTGCATTAGAGGcactaaagagaaagaagaggttgGAGAAACAGCTCACTCAGATCGATGGTACACTTTCCACCATTGAGTTCCAGAGAGAAGCCTTGGAAAACTCATACACCAACACAGAAGTGCTAAGGAATATGGGCTTTGCAGCAAAAGCGATGAAAACAGTACATGAAAACAT ggATCTGAACAAAATAGATGATTTGATGCAAGATATTACAGAGCAACAGGATATTGCCCAAGAAATCTCAGAAGCATTTTCCCAACGGGCTGGATTTGGCAATGACTTTGATGAG GATGAGTTGATGGCAGAACTTGAAGAATTGGAGCAGGAGGAATTAAATAAGAAGATGACAAATATTCGACTTCCAAATGTGCCTTCTTCTTCCCTCCCAGCACAGCCAGACAGACTGCCAAGCATGTCCTCTTCCGCACATCGGTCCCGGGCAG CATCTTCAAGGAGGAcagaagatgatgatgatatcAAACAACTGACAGCTTGGGCTActtaa